A single window of Mycobacterium sp. ITM-2016-00318 DNA harbors:
- a CDS encoding DNA topoisomerase IB — protein sequence MRLRRSLVSGPGLSRVRRGRGFSYHDPDGKPISDEATLTRIKDLVIPPAWKKVWICPYENGHIQAVGTDAAGRRQYLYHEKWQEERAEEKFDRVLEMSKSLPEMRRHIAADLRRRGLDRERVLALALQLLDLGYFRAGGEQYAEENNSFGISTLLCEHVSLQREAVEFDFPAKSGVRRTLLIDDPEVVRSVRALLRRPNRTDRFLSCRSANEWRDIHSDDLNARFKELVGAEYTVKDLRTWHGTVLAAAAFVDTDPPVNKTVIKRVESAVMKEVSEELGNTPAVARSSYVDPRVVEGYEKGLTIAAGVRRADRVRNAGEKQAILEDSTARLIRKVARG from the coding sequence ATGCGGCTGCGCCGAAGCCTAGTGAGCGGCCCCGGACTCAGCCGAGTCCGGCGCGGGCGCGGATTCTCCTATCACGACCCAGACGGCAAACCCATCAGCGACGAGGCGACGCTCACCAGAATCAAGGACCTCGTCATTCCGCCTGCCTGGAAGAAAGTCTGGATCTGCCCGTATGAGAACGGCCACATCCAGGCCGTGGGAACCGACGCCGCGGGGCGCAGGCAATACCTCTATCACGAGAAGTGGCAGGAGGAACGCGCCGAGGAGAAGTTCGACCGGGTGCTGGAGATGTCGAAGTCGTTGCCCGAAATGCGCAGACACATCGCGGCTGACCTGCGCAGGCGCGGACTCGACCGCGAACGGGTGCTCGCCCTGGCGCTGCAACTCCTCGACCTCGGGTACTTCCGGGCCGGCGGCGAGCAGTACGCCGAGGAGAACAACTCCTTCGGCATCTCGACGCTGCTGTGCGAGCACGTCTCGCTGCAGCGAGAAGCGGTCGAGTTCGACTTCCCCGCCAAGAGCGGGGTCCGCCGCACGCTGCTGATCGACGACCCCGAGGTGGTGCGTTCGGTGCGTGCGCTGCTGCGGCGGCCGAACAGAACCGATCGCTTCCTGTCGTGCCGTAGCGCGAACGAATGGCGCGACATCCACTCCGACGATCTCAACGCGAGGTTCAAGGAACTCGTCGGCGCCGAGTACACCGTGAAGGATCTGCGAACCTGGCACGGCACGGTGCTGGCGGCCGCGGCCTTCGTCGACACCGATCCGCCGGTGAACAAAACCGTCATCAAGCGGGTGGAGTCCGCGGTGATGAAAGAGGTTTCCGAAGAGCTGGGCAACACGCCCGCCGTGGCCCGCAGTTCGTATGTCGACCCTCGGGTTGTCGAGGGCTACGAGAAGGGCCTGACCATCGCCGCAGGCGTGCGGCGGGCCGACCGCGTCAGGAACGCCGGTGAGAAGCAGGCCATTCTGGAGGACAGCACCGCACGGCTGATCCGGAAGGTGGCGCGCGGCTAG
- a CDS encoding nucleoside triphosphate pyrophosphatase, translating to MTRVVLASASPGRRMVLRQAGIDPVVVVSGVDENAVIAAQGTDADPADVANALAAAKAEHVVADLEPTLASDCVVIGCDSMLFVDGALRGKPQSIDEARRQWESMSGSPGILHSGHCVIRLRDGTVTHREVQCGTTRVHFGTPTDDELTAYLASGESLRVAGAFTIDGLGGWFVDGIDGDPSNVIGLSLPTMRTLFTRVGLSIGGLWADNPL from the coding sequence ATGACGCGGGTGGTCCTCGCGTCGGCCTCCCCCGGCAGGCGAATGGTGTTGCGCCAGGCAGGGATCGATCCCGTCGTGGTGGTCTCCGGCGTCGACGAGAACGCGGTCATCGCGGCGCAAGGCACTGACGCCGACCCCGCGGACGTGGCGAATGCGCTCGCCGCCGCGAAGGCCGAGCACGTCGTGGCCGACCTCGAACCGACTCTGGCGTCGGATTGCGTTGTGATCGGCTGTGATTCGATGTTGTTTGTCGACGGCGCCCTGCGCGGCAAGCCGCAGTCGATCGATGAGGCGCGGCGGCAGTGGGAGTCGATGAGCGGAAGCCCCGGCATCCTGCATTCCGGCCACTGTGTCATCCGGCTGCGCGACGGCACGGTGACCCACCGCGAAGTCCAATGCGGCACGACCAGAGTTCATTTCGGTACACCGACGGACGACGAGCTGACGGCGTATCTGGCCAGCGGCGAGTCGCTGCGGGTGGCGGGCGCCTTCACGATCGACGGCCTCGGCGGCTGGTTCGTCGACGGCATCGACGGCGATCCGTCGAACGTGATCGGCCTTTCGCTACCGACGATGCGCACACTTTTCACCCGTGTGGGGCTCTCGATCGGCGGACTCTGGGCTGACAACCCGCTGTAG
- a CDS encoding SufE family protein, with protein MSMPAPLAEVVSDFKEVTGQDKLQLLLEFSGELPPLPADLEEAAMEPVPECQSPLFLHVDAGDRGHVRLYFSAPPEAPTTRGFASILAQGLDKQSADDILAVPDDFYGELGLAALISPLRLRGMSAMLARIKKHLR; from the coding sequence ATGAGCATGCCTGCGCCGCTGGCCGAGGTGGTGTCGGACTTCAAAGAGGTCACCGGCCAGGACAAGCTGCAGCTGCTCCTCGAGTTCTCGGGCGAGCTACCTCCGCTTCCCGCCGACCTCGAGGAAGCGGCGATGGAGCCGGTGCCGGAATGCCAGTCACCGCTGTTCCTGCACGTCGACGCCGGCGACCGCGGCCACGTCCGGCTCTACTTCAGCGCACCGCCCGAGGCGCCGACGACGCGTGGCTTCGCCTCGATCCTCGCCCAGGGGCTCGACAAGCAGTCCGCCGACGACATCCTCGCCGTGCCCGACGACTTCTACGGCGAGCTCGGCCTGGCGGCGTTGATCAGCCCGCTGCGGCTGCGCGGCATGTCGGCGATGCTGGCCAGGATCAAGAAGCACCTGCGCTGA
- a CDS encoding SDR family oxidoreductase produces the protein MKIAVIGASGLIGTQLVESLTAEGHEVVAASRSTGVDVLTGDGVADAVNGADVVVDVVNSPSFEDAAVMNFFITSTTTLTAAAKDAGVGHYVALTIVGQDELPGSGYMRAKVAQEKIIAGSGLPYTFVRATQFDEFTDQITDSLAAGDEVHVPDALIQPIPTWKVVSVLTRAAAAQPLNGCVNIGGPQKISFEQMARDSLARRGENKAVVVDRDATYFGTALQQRSLVTPD, from the coding sequence ATGAAGATCGCGGTGATAGGGGCAAGCGGCCTGATCGGAACTCAGCTCGTCGAATCGCTGACCGCCGAAGGGCACGAGGTCGTCGCCGCGTCCCGCAGCACCGGGGTCGACGTCCTCACCGGTGACGGAGTGGCCGATGCGGTGAACGGCGCCGACGTGGTGGTCGACGTGGTGAACTCACCGTCGTTCGAGGACGCCGCGGTGATGAACTTCTTCATCACCTCGACCACGACCCTCACGGCGGCCGCGAAGGACGCGGGCGTGGGTCACTACGTCGCGTTGACGATCGTCGGGCAGGACGAACTGCCCGGCAGCGGATACATGCGCGCGAAGGTCGCTCAGGAGAAGATCATCGCCGGTTCGGGTCTGCCCTACACGTTCGTGCGTGCCACGCAGTTCGACGAGTTCACCGATCAGATCACCGACTCGCTGGCCGCAGGCGACGAGGTGCACGTGCCGGATGCCTTGATCCAGCCGATCCCGACCTGGAAGGTGGTCTCGGTCCTCACCCGCGCCGCGGCTGCCCAGCCGCTGAACGGCTGCGTCAACATCGGTGGGCCGCAGAAGATCTCGTTCGAGCAGATGGCCCGCGACTCGCTGGCGCGGCGCGGCGAGAACAAGGCCGTCGTCGTCGACAGGGACGCCACGTACTTCGGCACCGCGCTGCAGCAGCGCAGTCTGGTGACGCCGGACTGA
- a CDS encoding ATP-binding protein, which translates to MADEHNNNGHQRGDRPVEVRVSAQLENLAVVRTVVAAIGTFEDLDFDAVSDLRLAVDEACTRLIRSAMPDSTLVLVVHPRDTEVVVEASTTCKSQDILTPGSFSWHVLSSLTDEVKTFHDGRGAEEGRLFGISMTTRRASSLR; encoded by the coding sequence ATGGCGGACGAGCACAACAACAACGGTCACCAACGCGGTGATCGTCCAGTCGAGGTCCGCGTTTCGGCGCAACTGGAAAATCTTGCCGTGGTGCGCACCGTCGTCGCCGCCATCGGCACATTCGAGGATCTCGACTTCGACGCGGTGTCCGACCTCCGACTCGCTGTCGACGAAGCCTGCACGAGGTTGATCCGGTCGGCCATGCCGGACTCGACACTTGTGCTCGTCGTCCACCCCCGGGATACCGAGGTGGTGGTCGAGGCGTCGACCACATGCAAGAGCCAGGACATCCTGACTCCGGGCAGCTTCAGCTGGCATGTGCTGAGCTCGCTGACCGATGAAGTGAAAACCTTCCACGACGGCCGGGGCGCCGAAGAGGGCCGGTTGTTCGGCATATCCATGACGACGAGGCGAGCGAGTTCGCTCAGGTGA
- a CDS encoding STAS domain-containing protein — MSTAITTNRSVDRRDSSTASFTTRWLQPSVAVITAIGELDASNAQELVDYALRDADRTRRLALDLTGVDFFGTAGFSALHTLNVRCAGAGVEWVLVPSTAVSRLLRICDPDSTLPFAATMSAALSQLQADQRRLLQLVTEPR; from the coding sequence ATGTCTACTGCTATCACCACTAATCGTTCCGTCGACCGTCGGGACAGCAGCACAGCGTCGTTCACGACACGGTGGCTGCAACCGTCGGTCGCGGTGATCACCGCCATCGGTGAACTCGACGCGTCCAATGCCCAGGAACTCGTCGACTACGCGCTCCGCGATGCGGACCGCACCCGGCGACTGGCGCTCGACCTGACCGGTGTCGACTTCTTCGGCACCGCAGGCTTCTCCGCGCTGCACACGCTGAACGTCCGGTGCGCGGGCGCCGGTGTCGAGTGGGTGCTGGTGCCCAGCACCGCTGTGAGCAGACTGCTCCGCATCTGCGATCCGGATTCGACGTTGCCGTTCGCGGCCACGATGTCGGCGGCGCTGTCGCAACTTCAGGCTGACCAGCGCCGGTTACTGCAACTGGTCACGGAGCCGCGCTAG
- a CDS encoding NTP transferase domain-containing protein, translating to MTTRVGGIVLAAGAGIRFGMPKVLASEGRWLRNTVAALHDGGCDDIVVVLGAAVVDVPAPARPVVAADWAEGMSASLRAGISVLEAGPADYAAVLTVDTPDIGADTVRRVLDAARASRSGIARARYGQRPGHPVVIGRRHWNELLGTLHGDEGARPFLRSRDDVVLLDCADLATGADIDVNQQP from the coding sequence GTGACAACGCGCGTTGGCGGCATCGTCCTCGCCGCGGGTGCGGGCATCCGTTTCGGCATGCCGAAGGTGCTCGCGTCAGAGGGGCGATGGCTTCGCAACACGGTCGCCGCCCTTCACGACGGCGGGTGCGACGACATCGTCGTGGTACTCGGAGCCGCCGTCGTCGACGTGCCGGCACCCGCGCGGCCGGTCGTGGCCGCCGACTGGGCGGAGGGGATGAGCGCGTCGTTGCGGGCGGGGATCTCGGTGCTCGAGGCCGGACCGGCCGACTATGCCGCCGTATTGACCGTCGACACCCCCGATATCGGCGCCGATACCGTCCGCCGCGTGCTGGACGCCGCGCGGGCCTCGCGGTCGGGCATCGCGCGGGCCCGCTACGGGCAGCGCCCGGGCCATCCCGTCGTCATCGGCCGTCGGCACTGGAATGAACTCCTCGGAACACTGCACGGTGACGAGGGCGCGCGGCCGTTTCTGCGCTCCCGCGACGACGTGGTGCTCCTGGACTGCGCCGACCTTGCGACCGGCGCCGATATCGACGTCAATCAGCAACCGTGA
- a CDS encoding acetyl/propionyl/methylcrotonyl-CoA carboxylase subunit alpha: protein MPSHASSRIQKVLVANRGEIAVRVIRAARDAEIPSVAVYAEPDADAPHVRLADEAFALGGQTSAESYLDFGKLLDAAEKSGANAIHPGYGFLSENADFAQAVLDADLIWIGPSPQSIRDLGDKVTARHIAARAKAPLVPGTPDPAKDADEVVAFAKEYGVPVAIKAAFGGGGRGMKVARTIEEIPELFDSATREAVAAFGRGECFVERYLDKPRHVEAQVIADTHGNVVVAGTRDCSLQRRFQKLVEEAPAPYLTDAQRKEIHESAKRICKEAGYYGAGTVEYLVGQDGLISFLEVNTRLQVEHPVTEETAGIDLVRQQFRIANGDALDITEDPTPRGHSIEFRINGEDAGRGFLPAPGPVTRYEIPTGPGVRLDSGVETGSVIGGQFDSMLAKLIVTGANRQEALERSRRALDEFIVEGLATVIPFHRAVVSDPAFIGDDNGFTVHTRWIETEWDNQIEPFTGGEPIDEEDTIPRQTVVVEVGGRRLEVSLPGDLAVGNGSGAAAPGVIRKKPKPRKRGSHGGAAASGDAVTAPMQGTVVKVAVEEGQEVAAGDLVVVLEAMKMENPVTAHKDGTITGLAVEPGAAITQGTVLAEIKSPE, encoded by the coding sequence GTGCCCAGTCACGCCAGCTCACGCATCCAGAAGGTGCTGGTAGCCAATCGCGGAGAGATCGCCGTCCGGGTGATCCGCGCGGCCAGGGACGCCGAAATCCCGAGCGTGGCCGTGTACGCCGAACCCGACGCCGACGCCCCACACGTGCGGCTCGCCGACGAGGCATTCGCGCTCGGCGGCCAGACCTCCGCGGAGTCCTACCTCGACTTCGGCAAGCTGCTCGACGCAGCCGAGAAGTCGGGCGCCAACGCCATCCACCCCGGATACGGATTCCTCTCGGAGAACGCCGATTTCGCGCAGGCGGTGCTCGACGCCGACCTGATCTGGATCGGGCCGAGCCCGCAGTCGATCCGCGATCTCGGTGACAAGGTGACTGCCCGCCACATCGCGGCGCGCGCAAAGGCCCCGCTGGTTCCCGGCACTCCGGATCCGGCGAAGGACGCCGACGAGGTCGTCGCGTTCGCCAAGGAGTACGGCGTGCCGGTGGCCATCAAGGCGGCATTCGGTGGCGGCGGCCGCGGCATGAAGGTCGCTCGCACCATCGAGGAGATCCCCGAGCTGTTCGACTCGGCCACCCGCGAGGCCGTCGCGGCGTTCGGCCGCGGTGAGTGCTTCGTCGAGCGCTACCTTGACAAGCCGCGCCACGTCGAAGCACAGGTGATCGCCGATACGCACGGCAACGTGGTGGTCGCAGGCACCCGCGACTGCTCGCTGCAGCGCCGCTTCCAGAAGCTGGTCGAGGAGGCGCCCGCGCCGTACCTGACCGACGCTCAGCGCAAGGAGATCCACGAGTCCGCCAAACGCATCTGCAAGGAGGCCGGCTACTACGGCGCGGGCACCGTCGAGTACCTCGTCGGCCAGGACGGCCTGATCTCGTTCCTCGAGGTCAACACGCGTCTTCAGGTGGAGCACCCGGTCACCGAGGAGACCGCGGGCATCGACCTGGTCCGCCAGCAGTTCCGCATCGCCAACGGCGACGCCCTCGACATCACCGAGGACCCGACGCCGCGCGGCCACTCCATCGAATTCCGCATCAACGGCGAGGACGCGGGCCGCGGCTTCCTGCCCGCCCCCGGCCCCGTCACCCGGTACGAAATCCCGACTGGCCCTGGCGTGCGGCTGGATTCCGGTGTAGAGACCGGTTCGGTGATCGGCGGACAGTTCGACTCGATGCTGGCCAAGCTGATCGTCACGGGCGCGAATCGCCAGGAGGCGCTGGAGCGCTCGCGCCGCGCACTCGACGAGTTCATCGTCGAGGGTCTGGCCACCGTCATCCCGTTCCACCGCGCCGTGGTCTCCGATCCGGCCTTCATCGGCGACGACAACGGCTTCACCGTGCACACCCGCTGGATCGAGACCGAGTGGGACAACCAGATCGAGCCGTTCACCGGCGGTGAGCCGATCGACGAGGAGGACACCATCCCGCGTCAGACGGTCGTCGTCGAGGTGGGCGGTCGCAGGCTCGAGGTGTCGCTGCCCGGCGACCTGGCCGTCGGCAACGGCAGCGGCGCGGCCGCACCCGGTGTCATCCGCAAGAAGCCCAAGCCCCGCAAGCGTGGTTCACACGGCGGTGCGGCGGCCTCCGGCGACGCGGTGACCGCGCCGATGCAGGGCACCGTGGTGAAGGTCGCCGTCGAGGAGGGTCAGGAAGTCGCCGCGGGCGACCTCGTGGTCGTGCTCGAGGCGATGAAGATGGAGAACCCCGTCACCGCGCACAAGGACGGCACGATCACCGGCCTTGCGGTCGAACCAGGGGCTGCCATCACGCAGGGCACCGTGCTGGCCGAGATCAAGTCCCCGGAGTAG
- a CDS encoding biotin--[acetyl-CoA-carboxylase] ligase, producing MKSGPWRIDTVDQTGSTNADLLARAAAGEDIDGAVLIAESQTAGRGRHGRSWSTPPGSQIALSAGVGVGTVPSEAWGWLPLLTGVAVVDAVAEVTGVEAGLKWPNDVLAVAGRDSSASGAGKLAGILAEVAAPAPVVVIGLGLNVTEAPDPAATSLGLLGAPVDRGVLTEAVLRHLAARVDAWRAADGADAALVADYRSRSVTIGNRVRAVLPGDRTVSGVAEDVDGIGRLRIDTGEEVVTVSAGDITHLRPANP from the coding sequence GTGAAAAGCGGACCGTGGCGCATCGACACCGTTGACCAGACCGGCTCCACCAATGCCGATCTGCTGGCGCGGGCCGCCGCAGGTGAGGACATCGACGGTGCGGTGCTGATCGCCGAGTCGCAAACCGCGGGCCGCGGCAGGCACGGCAGAAGCTGGTCGACGCCGCCGGGCTCGCAGATCGCGCTGTCGGCCGGGGTCGGCGTCGGCACCGTACCCAGCGAGGCGTGGGGCTGGCTGCCGCTGCTCACCGGCGTCGCTGTGGTGGACGCGGTCGCAGAAGTCACCGGCGTGGAAGCGGGGCTCAAGTGGCCCAACGACGTTCTGGCCGTCGCGGGTCGCGACAGTTCGGCTTCCGGCGCAGGGAAGCTCGCGGGCATCCTCGCGGAGGTGGCCGCACCCGCGCCTGTCGTGGTCATCGGTCTCGGCCTCAATGTCACCGAGGCCCCCGATCCCGCCGCCACGTCGCTGGGGCTGCTCGGTGCCCCCGTCGACCGTGGAGTCCTCACCGAGGCGGTGCTGCGCCACCTCGCCGCCCGCGTCGACGCCTGGCGCGCTGCCGACGGCGCCGACGCCGCGCTCGTCGCCGACTACCGCTCGCGCAGCGTGACCATCGGCAACCGGGTGCGGGCCGTCCTGCCTGGCGACCGCACCGTCTCCGGCGTTGCCGAAGACGTCGACGGGATCGGCAGGCTGCGCATCGACACCGGTGAAGAGGTGGTGACCGTCTCCGCAGGCGATATCACGCATTTGCGGCCGGCCAACCCATAG
- a CDS encoding sulfurtransferase: MPLPPDPDPSLASYAHPERLVTPDWLSGNLGRPGLAVVESDEDVLLYDTGHIPGAVKIDWHTDLNDPHVRDYIDGAQFAELMNRKGISRDDTVVIYGDKSNWWAAYALWVFTLFGHPDVRLLDGGRDLWISDGRDTTLDVPNKQTTGYPVVQRDDAPIRAYKDDVLAILGAEPLIDVRSPQEYTGERTHMPDYPEEGALRGGHIPTARSIPWAKAAQDNGRFRSRKELDDLYGFLQPDDKTVVYCRIGERSSHTWFVLTHLLGKEGVRNYDGSWTEWGNAVRVPVAVGEEPGAAP, translated from the coding sequence GTGCCACTGCCTCCAGATCCCGATCCCAGTCTCGCCTCGTACGCCCACCCGGAACGGCTGGTCACACCCGACTGGCTGTCGGGAAATCTCGGCAGGCCGGGGCTTGCCGTCGTCGAATCCGACGAAGACGTTCTGCTCTACGACACCGGCCACATTCCCGGTGCGGTGAAGATCGACTGGCACACCGACCTCAACGACCCACACGTGCGCGACTACATCGACGGCGCGCAGTTCGCCGAGCTGATGAACCGCAAAGGCATCTCACGCGACGACACGGTGGTCATCTACGGCGACAAGAGCAACTGGTGGGCCGCCTACGCGCTGTGGGTGTTCACCCTGTTCGGCCACCCCGACGTGCGACTTCTCGACGGCGGGCGCGACCTGTGGATCTCCGATGGCCGCGACACCACGCTCGACGTGCCGAACAAGCAGACCACCGGCTACCCCGTGGTGCAACGCGATGACGCACCGATCCGGGCATACAAGGACGACGTGCTCGCCATCCTCGGCGCGGAACCGCTGATCGACGTCCGTTCCCCGCAGGAGTACACCGGCGAGCGCACCCACATGCCGGATTACCCCGAAGAAGGCGCGCTGCGCGGTGGTCACATCCCGACCGCGCGCTCGATCCCGTGGGCGAAGGCCGCACAGGACAACGGCCGGTTCCGCAGCCGCAAGGAGCTCGACGACCTGTACGGCTTCCTGCAGCCCGACGACAAGACCGTCGTGTATTGCCGTATAGGTGAGCGGTCCAGCCACACGTGGTTCGTGCTGACCCACCTGCTCGGCAAAGAGGGCGTGCGCAACTACGACGGCTCGTGGACCGAGTGGGGCAATGCGGTGCGGGTGCCCGTCGCCGTCGGAGAGGAACCAGGCGCCGCGCCATGA
- a CDS encoding acyl-CoA carboxylase epsilon subunit — protein sequence MTIDEPAHQGVEEIKIVKGQPSTEELAALVAVLSAAGGGRIESGPQELNLWGHPVDKLRFSPISWQLVTLKERTHMRR from the coding sequence ATGACCATCGACGAGCCGGCTCACCAGGGCGTCGAGGAGATCAAGATCGTCAAAGGTCAGCCGAGCACCGAGGAACTCGCCGCCCTCGTCGCGGTGCTGAGCGCCGCTGGAGGCGGTCGGATCGAGTCGGGCCCGCAGGAGCTCAATCTGTGGGGCCATCCGGTGGACAAGCTGCGCTTCTCGCCCATCAGCTGGCAGCTGGTTACCCTCAAGGAGCGGACACACATGCGCCGATGA
- a CDS encoding acyl-CoA carboxylase subunit beta, producing MTSVSEHSAEPSAEHTIDIHTTAGKLADLRRRTEETLHPVGEKAVEKVHAKGKLTARERILALLDEDSFVELDALARHRSVNFGLQENRPLGDGVVTGYGTIDGRDVCIFSQDATVFGGSLGEVYGEKIVKVQELALKTGRPLIGINDGAGARIQEGVVSLGLYSNIFHNNIQASGVIPQISLIMGAAAGGHVYSPALTDFVVMVDQTSQMFITGPDVIKTVTGEEVTMEELGGAHTHMAKSGLAHYVASGEQDAFDYVRDLLSYLPSNNYADPPRYPAEVGEGAIEDTLTEEDIELDTLIPDSPNQPYDMHEVITRILDDDEFLEVQAGYATNILVGFGRVDGRPVGIVANQPTQFAGCLDINASEKAARFIRTCDCFNIPIVMLVDVPGFLPGTEQEYNGIIRRGAKLLYAYGEATVAKITVITRKAYGGAYCVMGSKEMGADVNVAWPTAQIAVMGASGAVGFVYRQQLKEAAKEGRDVDALRLELQQDYEDTLVNPYIAAERGYVDAVIPPSHTRGYVATALRLLERKITQTPPKKHGNIPL from the coding sequence ATGACGAGCGTTTCCGAGCACAGTGCCGAGCCGTCGGCTGAGCACACGATCGACATCCACACCACGGCGGGCAAGCTGGCCGACCTGCGCAGGCGGACCGAGGAAACGCTGCACCCGGTCGGCGAGAAGGCGGTCGAGAAGGTTCACGCCAAGGGCAAGCTGACCGCCCGTGAGCGCATCCTGGCGCTGCTCGACGAGGACTCCTTCGTCGAGCTCGACGCGCTGGCCCGACACCGCAGCGTCAACTTCGGCTTGCAGGAGAACCGGCCGCTCGGCGACGGCGTGGTGACCGGCTACGGCACCATCGACGGCCGCGACGTCTGCATCTTCAGCCAGGACGCCACCGTGTTCGGCGGCAGCCTCGGCGAGGTGTACGGCGAGAAGATCGTCAAGGTACAGGAGCTGGCGCTCAAGACCGGGCGCCCCCTGATCGGCATCAACGACGGCGCGGGCGCCCGCATTCAAGAGGGCGTTGTCTCACTCGGCCTGTACAGCAACATCTTTCACAACAACATCCAGGCATCGGGCGTCATCCCGCAGATCTCGCTGATCATGGGCGCCGCAGCGGGCGGCCACGTCTACTCCCCCGCCCTCACCGACTTCGTCGTCATGGTCGACCAGACGAGCCAGATGTTCATCACCGGCCCCGACGTCATCAAGACGGTCACCGGCGAGGAGGTGACGATGGAGGAGCTCGGCGGCGCGCACACGCACATGGCGAAGTCGGGCCTGGCGCACTACGTCGCCTCCGGTGAGCAGGACGCCTTCGACTACGTCCGCGATTTGTTGAGCTACCTGCCGAGCAACAACTACGCGGATCCGCCGCGGTATCCCGCCGAGGTGGGTGAGGGTGCCATCGAGGACACCCTCACCGAGGAGGATATCGAGCTCGACACGCTGATCCCTGACTCGCCGAACCAGCCCTACGACATGCACGAGGTCATCACCCGCATCCTCGACGACGACGAGTTCCTCGAGGTGCAGGCCGGCTACGCCACGAACATCCTGGTCGGGTTCGGCCGCGTCGACGGCCGTCCGGTCGGCATCGTGGCCAACCAGCCCACCCAGTTCGCGGGCTGCCTGGATATCAACGCCTCGGAGAAGGCGGCCCGGTTCATCCGGACCTGCGACTGCTTCAACATCCCGATCGTGATGCTGGTCGACGTGCCCGGCTTCCTGCCCGGCACCGAACAGGAGTACAACGGCATCATCCGGCGCGGCGCCAAGTTGCTCTACGCCTACGGGGAGGCCACCGTCGCGAAGATCACCGTCATCACCCGCAAGGCCTACGGCGGCGCCTACTGCGTCATGGGCTCCAAGGAGATGGGCGCCGACGTCAACGTCGCGTGGCCGACGGCCCAGATCGCCGTGATGGGCGCCTCCGGCGCGGTCGGGTTCGTCTACCGCCAGCAGCTCAAGGAGGCCGCCAAAGAGGGCCGCGACGTCGACGCGCTTCGCCTGGAGCTCCAGCAGGACTACGAGGACACCCTCGTCAACCCCTACATCGCCGCCGAGCGCGGTTACGTCGACGCGGTCATCCCGCCGTCGCACACCAGGGGTTACGTCGCCACCGCTTTGCGGCTGCTGGAGCGCAAGATCACCCAGACGCCGCCCAAGAAGCACGGGAACATTCCGCTGTGA
- a CDS encoding RNA polymerase sigma factor SigF: protein MFRELQGLPDDSAQFVRQRDRIVERCLPLADHIARRFDGRGEPRDDLVQVARVGLVNAVIRFDVDAGSDFVSFAVPTIMGEVRRHFRDNSWSVKVPRRLKELHLRLGAATAELSQRLGRAPTPTELAAELGMDRDEVVEGLVAGSSYNTLSIDSGGGSGTEDAPAIADTLGDVDLSLDQIENREALRPLLEALPERERTVLLLRFFESLTQTQIAERVGISQMHVSRLLAKSLARLRDQLQ from the coding sequence ATGTTCCGCGAGTTACAGGGCTTGCCGGACGACTCCGCTCAGTTCGTCCGGCAACGCGACCGGATCGTCGAGCGCTGCCTTCCGCTGGCCGACCACATTGCTCGACGGTTCGACGGGCGCGGTGAGCCGCGCGACGACCTCGTTCAGGTCGCCCGTGTCGGCCTCGTCAACGCCGTGATCCGCTTCGACGTCGACGCCGGCTCGGACTTCGTGTCCTTCGCCGTGCCGACGATCATGGGCGAGGTGCGCAGGCACTTCCGCGACAACAGCTGGTCGGTGAAGGTGCCGCGCCGGCTCAAGGAACTGCACCTGCGCCTCGGCGCGGCGACCGCGGAGCTGTCGCAACGGCTCGGTCGTGCCCCCACCCCGACCGAACTCGCCGCCGAACTCGGCATGGACCGCGACGAGGTCGTCGAGGGTCTGGTCGCAGGCAGCTCCTACAACACGCTGTCGATCGACAGCGGCGGTGGGAGTGGCACCGAGGACGCGCCCGCGATCGCCGACACCCTCGGCGACGTCGATCTCAGCCTGGATCAGATCGAGAACCGAGAAGCTCTGCGCCCCTTGCTCGAAGCCCTGCCGGAACGTGAGCGCACCGTGCTGCTGCTCAGGTTCTTCGAATCGTTGACCCAGACTCAGATCGCCGAACGCGTCGGCATTTCACAGATGCATGTGTCGCGGCTTCTGGCGAAATCGCTAGCGCGGCTCCGTGACCAGTTGCAGTAA